Proteins from a single region of Selenomonadales bacterium:
- the nifS gene encoding cysteine desulfurase NifS, whose amino-acid sequence MRKVYFDHSATTPTAPEVASLMVEYMTTHYGNPSSVHSFGRETKKALIKARAQVADLIGANPLEILFTSGGTEADNIAIRGVAKANKKRGNHIITTQIEHHAVLHACEALEKEGFRVTYVPVDEYARVNPKDIEDAICDDTILISVMFANNEVGTLQPIKEIGKIAKERGIYFHTDAVQAVGNYPIDVNEYGIDLLTMSAHKFHGPKGVGALYIRKGVKIRPISFGGAQERTLRPGTENIPGIIGLGKAAEIAKRELEGKIAHVQRLRDRLLAGIPERIDEAKLNGHPTERMPGNVNFSFRYIEGEALLLNLDLRGIAGSSGSACTSGSLDPSHVLLAMGISHEIAHGSLRLSLGRDNTDEDVDYCLEVLPEIVARLRSMSPLYNGNKEA is encoded by the coding sequence ATGAGAAAGGTTTATTTTGATCATTCGGCAACGACACCGACAGCTCCGGAAGTTGCTTCTCTGATGGTAGAATATATGACGACCCATTACGGTAATCCGTCGAGTGTACACAGCTTCGGTCGTGAAACGAAAAAGGCGCTTATCAAGGCGCGTGCACAGGTAGCTGACCTGATTGGCGCGAATCCGCTTGAGATCCTCTTCACAAGTGGTGGTACCGAGGCGGACAACATCGCGATCCGTGGTGTAGCCAAAGCGAATAAAAAACGCGGCAATCACATCATCACGACGCAGATCGAGCACCATGCTGTACTGCACGCGTGCGAAGCGCTTGAGAAAGAAGGTTTCCGCGTAACGTATGTACCTGTCGATGAATATGCGCGCGTGAATCCGAAGGATATCGAAGACGCGATTTGCGACGATACGATCTTAATTAGTGTGATGTTCGCCAATAATGAAGTCGGTACACTTCAACCGATCAAGGAGATCGGCAAGATCGCCAAAGAACGCGGCATCTATTTCCATACGGATGCGGTGCAGGCGGTCGGCAACTATCCGATCGATGTGAACGAATATGGGATCGACCTCTTGACGATGTCGGCGCATAAATTCCATGGGCCGAAAGGAGTTGGAGCGCTCTATATCAGAAAAGGCGTGAAGATCAGACCGATCTCGTTTGGTGGTGCGCAAGAGCGTACGCTTCGTCCGGGTACAGAAAACATTCCGGGTATCATCGGTCTTGGTAAGGCGGCTGAGATCGCCAAAAGAGAGCTAGAGGGTAAGATCGCGCACGTACAAAGACTTCGCGACAGACTTTTGGCAGGTATCCCGGAGCGGATTGACGAAGCAAAGCTCAACGGACATCCGACAGAGCGTATGCCGGGCAATGTAAACTTCAGTTTCCGTTATATCGAAGGAGAGGCACTCCTTCTCAACCTTGACTTGAGAGGTATTGCAGGGTCGAGTGGTTCGGCTTGTACGTCAGGTTCACTTGATCCGTCGCACGTTCTCTTGGCGATGGGAATCTCGCATGAGATCGCACACGGTTCGCTCCGACTTAGCTTGGGGCGCGATAATACAGACGAAGATGTGGACTACTGTTTGGAAGTGTTGCCCGAGATCGTGGCAAGACTGAGAAGCATGTCGCCACTCTACAACGGTAATAAGGAGGCATAA